In Streptomyces nojiriensis, one genomic interval encodes:
- a CDS encoding HAD family hydrolase yields the protein MSETTAASAATRPDHIVWDWNGTLLHDIDAVIAATNASFAELGFAPITLETYRDLYVVPVPKFYERLMGRLPTEEEWLVMDDTFHRHYWAAAEDAGLAEGARELLRDWQLDGLTQSLLSLAPHDKLVPLVRAHGIDRHFLRVDGRIGPSHTSKAGHLVRHLAALDGTGVTADRTVLIGDAVDDALAAAHVGARAVLYTGGSHSRSSLESAGVPVVDSLAEAVRTARELAG from the coding sequence GTGAGCGAGACGACCGCCGCGAGCGCCGCCACCCGCCCGGACCACATCGTCTGGGACTGGAACGGGACGCTCCTGCACGACATCGACGCCGTCATAGCCGCGACCAACGCCTCCTTCGCCGAGCTCGGCTTCGCGCCGATCACCCTGGAGACCTACCGCGACCTGTACGTCGTGCCGGTGCCGAAGTTCTACGAGCGCCTCATGGGGCGGCTGCCCACCGAGGAGGAGTGGCTCGTCATGGACGACACCTTCCACCGCCACTACTGGGCCGCCGCCGAGGACGCCGGGCTGGCCGAGGGGGCCCGGGAGCTGCTCCGGGACTGGCAGCTGGACGGGCTCACCCAGTCCCTGCTGTCCCTCGCGCCCCACGACAAGCTCGTCCCCCTGGTCCGGGCCCACGGCATCGACCGGCACTTCCTGCGCGTCGACGGCCGGATCGGACCCTCCCACACCTCCAAGGCGGGACACCTCGTACGCCACCTGGCCGCCCTGGACGGGACGGGTGTGACGGCGGACCGTACGGTCCTCATCGGAGACGCCGTGGACGACGCCCTCGCGGCCGCCCACGTGGGTGCGCGGGCGGTGCTCTACACGGGCGGTTCGCACAGCCGCAGCAGTCTGGAATCAGCCGGAGTGCCGGTCGTGGACAGCCTGGCCGAGGCCGTACGGACAGCTCGCGAGCTGGCCGGATAA
- a CDS encoding ABC transporter ATP-binding protein, whose protein sequence is MADTAAQTDTRVPTVIADGVHVIYKVHGAGARKGGATAALSRVFSRKAPPGIKEVHAVKGVTFTAYKGEAIGLIGSNGSGKSTLLAAIAGLQPVARGRIYSHGQPSLLGVNAALMNDLTGERNVVLGGLAMGMSKQQIRERYQDIVDFSGINEKGDFISLPMRTYSSGMGARLRFSIAAAKDHDVLMIDEALATGDAAFQRRSQARIEELRQHAGTVFLVSHGINTVRETCDRAIWLEAGVLRMDGPSAEVCDAYEAFTAGR, encoded by the coding sequence GTGGCTGACACCGCGGCGCAGACTGACACCCGGGTACCGACCGTCATCGCCGACGGGGTCCACGTCATCTACAAGGTCCACGGCGCCGGCGCCCGCAAGGGCGGGGCCACCGCGGCGCTCAGCCGGGTCTTCTCCCGCAAGGCGCCCCCCGGCATCAAGGAGGTGCACGCCGTCAAGGGCGTCACCTTCACCGCGTACAAGGGCGAGGCCATCGGCCTCATCGGCTCCAACGGCTCGGGCAAGTCCACCCTGCTGGCCGCCATCGCCGGTCTCCAGCCGGTGGCCCGCGGCCGGATCTACTCGCACGGCCAGCCGTCCCTGCTCGGCGTGAACGCCGCCCTGATGAACGACCTGACCGGCGAGCGCAACGTCGTCCTCGGCGGCCTCGCGATGGGCATGTCCAAGCAGCAGATCCGCGAGCGCTACCAGGACATCGTCGACTTCTCCGGCATCAACGAGAAGGGCGACTTCATCTCCCTGCCCATGCGGACGTACTCCTCGGGCATGGGTGCCCGGCTGCGGTTCTCCATCGCCGCCGCCAAGGACCACGACGTCCTGATGATCGACGAGGCCCTGGCCACCGGCGACGCGGCCTTCCAGCGACGCAGCCAGGCCCGCATCGAGGAACTCCGCCAGCACGCCGGCACCGTCTTCCTCGTCAGCCACGGCATCAACACGGTCCGCGAGACCTGCGACCGCGCGATCTGGCTGGAGGCCGGTGTGCTCCGCATGGACGGCCCCTCGGCGGAAGTCTGCGACGCCTACGAGGCCTTCACAGCGGGCCGCTGA
- a CDS encoding NAD-glutamate dehydrogenase, whose translation MQTKLDEAKAELLARAARVAEHSPAGGLLPTGSERGERPDQDTVLSYLQRYYLHTAPEDLADRDPVDVFGAALSHYRLAENRPQGTANVRVHTPTVEENGWTSSHSVVEVVTDDMPFLVDSVTNELSRQGRGIHVVIHPQVVVRRDVTGKLIEILGPDCDAHGPRTARPHDSLVESWIHVEIDRETDRADLKQINADLLRVLSDVRESVEDWEKMRDAALRIAEGLPEEHTAPDLREYELEEARELLRWLADDHFTFLGYREYNLVDGDSLAAVPGTGLGILRSDPHHSGKDDGHPVSPSFNRLPADARAKAREHRLLVLTKANSRSTVHRPSYLDYVGVKKFDADGNVVGERRFLGLFSSAAYTESVRRVPVIRRKVVEVLDGAGFAPSSHDGRDLLQILETYPRDELFQTPVDQLQAIVTSVLYLQERRRLRLYLRQDEYGRYYSALVYLPRDRFTTGVRLRLMDILREELGGISVDFTAWNTESILSRIHFVVRVPQGTELPALTDSDVERIEGRLVEAARSWADGFQEALIAECGEERAAELLRRYGTSFAEGYKADHSPRAAVADLVHLERLAASDRQFALSLYEPVGAGPGERRFKIFRTGDQVSLSAVLPVLQRLGVEVTDERPYELRRSDRVSAWIYDFGLRMPLSGNGDSYLGDDARERFQDAFAAVWQGDAENDNFNALVLSAGLTWRQAVVLRAYAKYLRQAGSTFSQDYMEDTLRNNVHTTRLLVSLFEARMAPVRQTAGSELVDAMLEELDGALDQVASLDEDRILRAFLTLIKATLRTNFFQLNGVGEQHSYVSMKFDPQAIPDLPAPRPAFEIWVYSPRVEGVHLRFGKVARGGLRWSDRREDFRTEILGLVKAQMVKNTVIVPVGAKGGFVAKNLPDPSVDRDAWLAEGIASYKIFISALLDITDNMVAGEVVPPKGVVRHDEDDTYLVVAADKGTATFSDIANGVAESYGFWLGDAFASGGSAGYDHKGMGITARGAWESVKRHFRELGHDTQTEDFTVVGVGDMSGDVFGNGMLLSEHIRLVAAFDHRHIFIDPNPDAATSYAERRRLFELPRSSWADYDTSLISAGGGIHPRSAKAVPITAQVREALGIEAGVTKMTPADLMKAILQSPVDLLWNGGIGTYVKATAETHADVGDKANDAIRVNGSDVRAKVIGEGGNLGLTQLGRIEFARTGAGGEGGKVNTDAIDNSAGVDTSDHEVNIKILLNAVVTDGDMTVKQRNKLLAQMTDEVGHLVLRNNYAQNVALANGAAQAPSLLHAQQRYMRRLERDGLLDRALEFLPTDRQIRELLGGGKGLTQPELAVLFAYTKITVADELIATELPDDPYLRRLLFAYFPAALAERLTEQIDTHALRREIITTILVNDTVNTGGSTFLHRLREESGASTEEIVRAQLAAREIFGLADVWDAVEALDNKVAADVQTRVRLHSRRLVERGTRWLLNNRPQPLQITETIAFFQERVGQVWAELPKLVRGADLEWYQSILDELTGEGVPEELAAKVAGFSSAFPALDIVAIADRTGVDPLEVAEVYYDLADRLAITQLMDRIIELPRSDRWQSMARASIREDLFAAHAALTADVLSVGNGTSTPEERFKAWEEKNMAIIGRARTTLDEIQGSDDFDLANLSVAMRTMRSLLRVHS comes from the coding sequence ATGCAGACCAAGCTGGACGAAGCAAAGGCCGAGCTGCTCGCACGGGCGGCCCGGGTAGCTGAGCACAGCCCGGCCGGGGGGCTACTTCCGACTGGGTCCGAGCGGGGAGAGCGTCCAGACCAGGACACGGTTCTCTCCTACCTCCAGCGCTACTACCTGCACACGGCGCCAGAGGACCTCGCGGACCGGGACCCGGTCGATGTGTTCGGAGCCGCGCTCTCGCACTACCGGCTCGCCGAGAACCGGCCGCAGGGCACCGCGAACGTGCGCGTGCACACGCCCACGGTGGAGGAGAACGGCTGGACCTCCAGCCACTCCGTCGTCGAGGTCGTCACCGACGACATGCCGTTCCTCGTGGACTCCGTGACGAACGAGCTGTCCCGCCAGGGCCGCGGCATCCACGTCGTGATCCACCCGCAGGTCGTCGTCCGCCGCGACGTCACCGGCAAGCTGATCGAGATCCTCGGTCCCGACTGCGACGCCCACGGTCCCCGCACGGCGCGCCCCCACGACTCCCTCGTCGAGTCCTGGATCCACGTCGAGATCGACCGCGAGACCGACCGCGCCGACCTCAAGCAGATCAACGCCGATCTGCTGCGCGTCCTGTCCGACGTTCGGGAGTCCGTCGAGGACTGGGAGAAGATGCGCGACGCCGCGCTGCGCATCGCCGAGGGCCTGCCCGAGGAGCACACCGCCCCCGACCTGCGCGAGTACGAGCTCGAAGAGGCCCGTGAGCTGCTGCGCTGGCTCGCCGACGACCACTTCACCTTCCTCGGCTACCGCGAGTACAACCTCGTCGACGGCGATTCCCTGGCCGCCGTGCCCGGCACCGGCCTCGGCATCCTGCGCTCCGACCCGCACCACAGCGGCAAGGACGACGGCCACCCGGTCTCGCCGTCCTTCAACCGGCTGCCGGCCGACGCCCGCGCCAAGGCCCGCGAGCACCGCCTGCTGGTGCTGACCAAGGCCAACAGCCGCTCCACCGTGCACCGCCCCTCGTACCTCGACTACGTGGGCGTCAAGAAGTTCGACGCCGACGGCAACGTCGTCGGCGAGCGCCGCTTCCTCGGCCTGTTCTCCTCCGCCGCGTACACCGAGTCCGTGCGCCGCGTCCCGGTCATCCGCCGCAAGGTCGTCGAGGTCCTCGACGGCGCCGGCTTCGCGCCGAGCAGCCACGACGGCCGCGACCTGCTGCAGATCCTGGAGACGTACCCGCGCGACGAGCTGTTCCAGACCCCGGTCGACCAGCTCCAGGCCATCGTCACCTCCGTCCTGTACCTCCAGGAGCGCCGCCGGCTGCGGCTGTACCTGCGCCAGGACGAGTACGGCCGCTACTACTCGGCGCTCGTCTACCTGCCCCGCGACCGGTTCACCACCGGGGTGCGGCTGCGCCTGATGGACATCCTGCGCGAGGAGCTCGGCGGCATCAGCGTCGACTTCACCGCGTGGAACACCGAGTCGATCCTCTCCCGCATCCACTTCGTCGTCCGCGTCCCGCAGGGCACCGAGCTGCCCGCGCTGACCGACTCCGACGTCGAGCGCATCGAGGGCCGGCTCGTCGAGGCCGCCCGCTCCTGGGCCGACGGCTTCCAGGAGGCGCTGATCGCCGAGTGCGGCGAGGAGCGCGCCGCCGAGCTGCTGCGCCGCTACGGCACCTCCTTCGCCGAGGGCTACAAGGCCGACCACTCGCCGCGCGCGGCCGTCGCCGACCTGGTCCACCTGGAGCGGCTCGCCGCCAGCGACCGCCAGTTCGCGCTCTCGCTCTACGAGCCCGTGGGCGCGGGCCCCGGCGAGCGCCGGTTCAAGATCTTCCGCACCGGCGACCAGGTCTCGCTCTCCGCCGTCCTGCCGGTGCTGCAGCGCCTGGGCGTCGAGGTCACCGACGAGCGCCCGTACGAGCTGCGCCGCTCCGACCGGGTCAGCGCCTGGATCTACGACTTCGGTCTGCGGATGCCCCTCTCCGGCAACGGGGACAGCTACCTCGGCGACGACGCCCGCGAGCGCTTCCAGGACGCCTTCGCCGCGGTCTGGCAGGGCGACGCGGAGAACGACAACTTCAACGCCCTGGTGCTGAGCGCCGGGCTCACCTGGCGGCAGGCCGTCGTCCTGCGCGCGTACGCCAAGTACCTGCGCCAGGCCGGCTCCACCTTCAGCCAGGACTACATGGAGGACACCCTCCGCAACAACGTCCACACCACCCGACTGCTGGTCTCGCTCTTCGAGGCCCGGATGGCGCCGGTGCGCCAGACCGCCGGCAGCGAGCTCGTGGACGCCATGCTGGAGGAGCTCGACGGGGCCCTGGACCAGGTCGCCTCGCTCGACGAGGACCGCATCCTGCGGGCCTTCCTCACCCTCATCAAGGCCACGCTGCGCACGAACTTCTTCCAGCTCAACGGCGTGGGCGAGCAGCACTCCTACGTGTCGATGAAGTTCGACCCGCAGGCCATCCCGGACCTGCCGGCCCCGCGCCCGGCCTTCGAGATCTGGGTGTACTCCCCGCGCGTCGAGGGCGTCCACCTGCGCTTCGGCAAGGTCGCCCGAGGCGGCCTGCGCTGGTCCGACCGCCGCGAGGACTTCCGTACGGAGATCCTCGGCCTGGTCAAGGCGCAGATGGTCAAGAACACCGTGATCGTGCCGGTCGGCGCCAAGGGCGGCTTCGTCGCGAAGAACCTCCCCGACCCGTCGGTGGACCGTGACGCCTGGCTCGCCGAGGGCATCGCCTCGTACAAGATCTTCATCTCGGCGCTGCTCGACATCACCGACAACATGGTCGCCGGTGAGGTCGTGCCCCCGAAGGGCGTGGTCCGCCACGACGAGGACGACACCTACCTCGTCGTCGCCGCCGACAAGGGCACCGCGACCTTCTCCGACATCGCCAACGGCGTGGCCGAGTCCTACGGCTTCTGGCTCGGGGACGCCTTCGCGTCGGGCGGCTCGGCCGGCTACGACCACAAGGGCATGGGCATCACCGCCCGCGGCGCGTGGGAGTCCGTCAAGCGGCACTTCCGCGAGCTGGGCCACGACACCCAGACCGAGGACTTCACCGTCGTCGGCGTCGGTGACATGTCCGGCGACGTGTTCGGCAACGGCATGCTGCTCTCCGAGCACATCCGCCTGGTCGCCGCCTTCGACCACCGGCACATCTTCATCGACCCGAACCCGGACGCGGCCACCTCCTACGCCGAGCGCCGGCGCCTGTTCGAGTTGCCGCGCTCCTCGTGGGCCGACTACGACACCTCGCTGATCTCGGCGGGCGGTGGCATCCACCCGCGTTCCGCGAAGGCCGTCCCGATCACCGCGCAGGTCCGTGAGGCCCTCGGCATCGAGGCGGGCGTCACCAAGATGACCCCGGCCGACCTGATGAAGGCGATCCTGCAGTCCCCCGTGGACCTGCTGTGGAACGGCGGCATCGGTACGTACGTCAAGGCAACCGCCGAGACGCACGCGGACGTCGGCGACAAGGCCAACGACGCCATCCGCGTCAACGGCTCCGACGTGCGGGCCAAGGTCATCGGCGAGGGCGGCAACCTGGGTCTGACCCAGCTCGGCCGGATCGAGTTCGCCCGCACCGGTGCGGGCGGCGAGGGCGGCAAGGTCAACACCGACGCCATCGACAACAGCGCGGGCGTGGACACCTCCGACCACGAGGTGAACATCAAGATCCTGCTCAACGCGGTCGTCACGGACGGCGACATGACGGTCAAACAGCGCAACAAGCTGCTCGCCCAGATGACCGACGAGGTCGGCCATCTGGTGCTGCGCAACAACTACGCGCAGAACGTCGCGCTCGCCAACGGCGCGGCCCAGGCCCCGAGCCTGCTCCACGCCCAGCAGCGCTACATGCGCCGGCTGGAGCGCGACGGGCTGCTGGACCGGGCGCTGGAGTTCCTGCCCACCGACCGGCAGATCCGCGAGCTGCTGGGCGGTGGCAAGGGCCTGACCCAGCCGGAGCTGGCCGTGCTGTTCGCCTACACCAAGATCACGGTGGCGGACGAGCTCATCGCCACCGAGCTCCCGGACGACCCGTACCTGCGCCGTCTGCTCTTCGCGTACTTCCCGGCCGCCCTGGCCGAGCGGCTCACCGAGCAGATCGACACGCACGCGCTGCGCCGGGAGATCATCACCACCATCCTGGTCAACGACACCGTCAACACGGGTGGTTCGACCTTCCTGCACCGTCTGCGCGAGGAGAGCGGGGCCTCCACGGAGGAGATCGTGCGCGCGCAGCTCGCGGCCCGCGAGATCTTCGGCCTGGCCGACGTGTGGGACGCGGTGGAGGCGCTCGACAACAAGGTCGCCGCCGACGTCCAGACCCGGGTGCGGCTGCACTCGCGTCGCCTGGTCGAGCGCGGTACCCGCTGGCTGCTGAACAACCGGCCGCAGCCCCTCCAGATCACCGAGACCATCGCCTTCTTCCAGGAGCGGGTGGGCCAGGTCTGGGCCGAGCTGCCGAAGCTGGTGCGCGGCGCCGACCTGGAGTGGTACCAGTCGATCCTGGACGAGCTGACGGGCGAGGGCGTCCCGGAGGAACTGGCCGCCAAGGTGGCCGGGTTCTCCTCCGCCTTCCCGGCGCTGGACATCGTCGCGATCGCGGACCGCACGGGTGTGGACCCGCTGGAGGTCGCCGAGGTGTACTACGACCTCGCCGACCGTCTGGCCATCACCCAGCTGATGGACCGGATCATCGAGCTGCCGCGGTCCGACCGCTGGCAGTCGATGGCCCGCGCCTCCATCCGCGAGGACCTGTTCGCGGCGCACGCGGCGCTGACCGCGGACGTGCTGTCGGTGGGCAACGGCACTTCGACTCCCGAGGAGCGCTTCAAGGCGTGGGAGGAGAAGAACATGGCCATCATCGGGCGGGCGCGGACGACTCTGGACGAGATCCAGGGGTCGGACGACTTCGACCTGGCGAACCTGTCGGTGGCGATGCGGACGATGCGGTCGCTGTTGCGCGTGCACAGCTGA
- the secA gene encoding preprotein translocase subunit SecA: MSVFNKLMRAGEGKILRKLHRIADQVNSIEEDFVNLSDAELRALTDEYKQRFQDGESLDDLLPEAFATVREAAKRVLGQRHYDVQIMGGAALHLGYVAEMKTGEGKTLVGTLPAYLNALSGKGVHLITVNDYLAERDSELMGRVHKFLGLEVGCILANMSPAQRREQYSCDITYGTNNEFGFDYLRDNMAWSQDELVQRGHNFAVVDEVDSILVDEARTPLIISGPADQATKWYGDFAKLVTRLTKGEAGQPLKGIEETGDYEVDEKKRTVAIHESGVAKVEDWLGIENLYESVNTPLVGYLNNAIKAKELFKNDKDYVVIDGEVMIVDEHTGRILAGRRYNEGMHQAIEAKEGVDIKDENQTLATITLQNFFRLYTKLSGMTGTAMTEAAEFHQIYKLGVVPIPTNRDLVRKDQPDLIYRTEVAKFAAVVDDIAEKHEKGQPILVGTTSVEKSEYLSQQLSKRGIPHEVLNAKQHDREATIVAQAGRRGAVTVATNMAGRGTDIKLGGNPDDLAEAELRQRGLDPEEHIEEWAHALPAALTRAEAAVKAEFEEVKELGGLYVLGTERHESRRIDNQLRGRSGRQGDPGESRFYLSLGDDLMRLFKAQMVERVMAMANVPDDVPIENKMVTRAIASAQSQVETQNFETRKNVLKYDEVLNNQREVIYGERRRVLEGEDLQEQVRHMMDDTIDAYIAAETVEGFAEEWDLERLWGAFRQLYPVKVTIEELEEAAGDRAGITAEFIAESVKDDIHEQYETREKSLGSEIMRELERRVVLSVLDRKWREHLYEMDYLQEGIGLRAMAQKDPLVEYQREGFDMFNAMQEGIKEESVGYLFNLEVQVEQQVEELPVQDVAPSLTKEPAGARPEIRAKGLDAPQRPDRLHFSAPTVDGAGGVIEGDFESDSLGAEGDGMTRAERRKAQKAAGGRRRKK, translated from the coding sequence GTGTCCGTCTTCAACAAGCTCATGCGTGCAGGCGAAGGCAAGATCCTGCGCAAACTGCACCGCATCGCGGACCAGGTCAACTCCATCGAAGAGGACTTCGTCAACCTCTCCGACGCCGAGTTGCGAGCGCTCACGGACGAGTACAAGCAGCGTTTCCAGGACGGCGAGAGCCTGGACGACCTGCTGCCCGAGGCCTTCGCGACCGTACGCGAGGCGGCCAAGCGCGTTCTCGGCCAGCGGCACTACGACGTCCAGATCATGGGTGGCGCGGCGCTGCACCTCGGCTACGTGGCCGAGATGAAGACCGGTGAGGGCAAGACCCTCGTCGGCACGCTGCCCGCCTACCTGAACGCGCTGTCCGGCAAGGGCGTCCACCTGATCACGGTGAACGACTACCTCGCCGAGCGTGACTCCGAGCTGATGGGCCGGGTGCACAAGTTCCTCGGCCTGGAGGTCGGCTGCATCCTGGCGAACATGTCGCCGGCCCAGCGCCGCGAGCAGTACAGCTGCGACATCACCTACGGCACGAACAACGAGTTCGGCTTCGACTACCTGCGCGACAACATGGCGTGGTCCCAGGACGAGCTCGTCCAGCGCGGCCACAACTTCGCCGTGGTCGACGAGGTCGACTCGATCCTCGTCGACGAGGCCCGTACCCCGCTGATCATCTCCGGCCCCGCCGACCAGGCCACGAAGTGGTACGGCGACTTCGCGAAGCTGGTGACCCGCCTGACCAAGGGCGAGGCCGGCCAGCCGCTGAAGGGCATCGAGGAGACCGGCGACTACGAGGTCGACGAGAAGAAGCGCACCGTCGCCATCCACGAGTCCGGTGTCGCCAAGGTCGAGGACTGGCTCGGCATCGAGAACCTCTACGAGTCGGTGAACACCCCGCTCGTCGGATACCTCAACAACGCGATCAAGGCCAAGGAACTCTTCAAGAACGACAAGGACTACGTCGTCATCGACGGCGAAGTCATGATCGTCGACGAGCACACCGGCCGTATCCTCGCCGGTCGCCGCTACAACGAGGGCATGCACCAGGCGATCGAGGCGAAGGAAGGGGTGGACATCAAGGACGAGAACCAGACCCTCGCCACGATCACCCTGCAGAACTTCTTCCGCCTCTACACGAAGCTGTCCGGCATGACCGGTACGGCCATGACCGAGGCCGCCGAGTTCCACCAGATCTACAAGCTCGGTGTCGTCCCCATCCCGACCAACCGCGACCTGGTCCGCAAGGACCAGCCGGACCTGATCTACCGGACCGAGGTCGCGAAGTTCGCCGCCGTCGTCGACGACATCGCGGAGAAGCACGAGAAGGGCCAGCCGATCCTCGTCGGTACGACGTCGGTCGAGAAGTCCGAGTACCTCTCGCAGCAGCTCTCCAAGCGCGGCATCCCGCACGAGGTGCTCAACGCCAAGCAGCACGACCGTGAGGCGACGATCGTCGCCCAGGCCGGCCGCCGGGGCGCGGTCACGGTCGCCACGAACATGGCCGGCCGCGGTACCGACATCAAGCTCGGCGGCAACCCGGACGACCTCGCCGAGGCCGAGCTGCGCCAGCGGGGCCTGGACCCGGAGGAGCACATCGAGGAGTGGGCGCACGCCCTCCCCGCGGCGCTCACCCGGGCCGAGGCCGCGGTGAAGGCGGAGTTCGAGGAGGTCAAGGAGCTCGGCGGGCTGTACGTGCTGGGCACCGAGCGCCACGAGTCGCGCCGTATCGACAACCAGCTGCGCGGCCGTTCCGGCCGTCAGGGCGACCCGGGCGAGTCCCGCTTCTACCTGTCGCTGGGCGACGACCTGATGCGCCTGTTCAAGGCGCAGATGGTCGAGCGCGTCATGGCGATGGCGAACGTGCCGGACGACGTGCCGATCGAGAACAAGATGGTGACGCGCGCGATCGCGTCGGCCCAGTCGCAGGTGGAGACCCAGAACTTCGAGACGCGCAAGAACGTCCTGAAGTACGACGAGGTCCTCAACAACCAGCGTGAGGTCATCTACGGCGAGCGCCGCCGCGTCCTGGAGGGCGAGGACCTCCAGGAGCAGGTGCGCCACATGATGGACGACACGATCGACGCGTACATCGCGGCCGAGACGGTCGAGGGCTTCGCCGAGGAGTGGGACCTGGAGCGCCTGTGGGGCGCCTTCCGTCAGCTCTACCCGGTGAAGGTCACCATCGAGGAGCTGGAGGAGGCCGCGGGCGACCGCGCGGGCATCACCGCCGAGTTCATCGCGGAGTCCGTCAAGGACGACATCCACGAGCAGTACGAGACGCGCGAGAAGTCGCTCGGCTCCGAGATCATGCGCGAGCTGGAGCGGCGCGTGGTCCTGTCGGTGCTCGACCGCAAGTGGCGTGAGCACCTGTACGAGATGGACTACCTGCAGGAGGGCATCGGCCTGCGGGCGATGGCCCAGAAGGACCCGCTGGTCGAGTACCAGCGCGAGGGCTTCGACATGTTCAACGCCATGCAGGAGGGCATCAAGGAGGAGTCCGTCGGCTACCTGTTCAACCTGGAGGTCCAGGTCGAGCAGCAGGTCGAGGAGCTTCCGGTGCAGGACGTGGCTCCGTCGCTGACGAAGGAGCCGGCGGGTGCGCGTCCGGAGATCCGGGCGAAGGGGCTGGACGCTCCGCAGCGGCCGGACCGGCTGCACTTCTCCGCCCCGACGGTGGACGGGGCGGGCGGTGTCATCGAGGGCGACTTCGAGAGCGACTCCCTCGGCGCCGAGGGTGACGGGATGACGCGGGCGGAGCGGCGCAAGGCGCAGAAGGCCGCGGGCGGGCGTCGCCGCAAGAAGTAA
- a CDS encoding DUF6912 family protein encodes MRVYVPLTLPGLAEVHRAGELGPAPLPAYAVTPGLREWYASDDIEELEYAALNRAALASLRLVAADADAPRRRVVVALDVDDKAATATPGADEAALGRVALAAAVRLSVAAAVHVDADDAEEDVAAAVRALEAADGGDADAQLTVDGAEDHDLLWFGLQEIPGLLK; translated from the coding sequence ATGCGCGTGTACGTCCCCCTGACCCTCCCCGGGCTCGCCGAGGTGCACCGGGCGGGTGAGCTGGGCCCGGCCCCGCTGCCGGCGTACGCCGTCACTCCCGGTCTGCGCGAGTGGTACGCGTCGGACGACATCGAGGAGCTGGAGTACGCGGCCCTGAACCGGGCCGCCCTCGCCTCCCTGCGGCTGGTCGCCGCGGACGCGGACGCCCCGCGCCGGCGCGTCGTGGTCGCCCTCGACGTCGACGACAAGGCCGCCACCGCCACCCCCGGGGCCGACGAGGCCGCGCTCGGCCGGGTGGCCCTCGCCGCCGCCGTACGGCTCTCCGTGGCCGCCGCCGTGCACGTGGACGCCGATGACGCCGAAGAGGACGTGGCCGCCGCCGTACGGGCCCTGGAGGCCGCCGACGGCGGCGACGCGGACGCGCAGCTCACCGTCGACGGGGCCGAGGACCACGACCTGCTGTGGTTCGGCCTGCAGGAGATCCCGGGGCTGCTGAAGTGA
- a CDS encoding Rv3235 family protein → MDTTMRGTMTGNDGSRRRAAGRTRTGPAGRRDPRRPAGPPRTLRLGPHHWFAEHLLAVVSGLRPVHSLLGHTIGPAYQQLIALAPTDPLRDRLRPVVRQCGRFTPGPGVIEAFARIATGDRLTAMAFRLEQGPDLRWRCAAVEIQGPRP, encoded by the coding sequence ATGGACACCACGATGCGCGGCACGATGACCGGCAACGACGGCAGCCGCCGGCGGGCCGCGGGCCGGACCCGGACCGGGCCCGCGGGCCGCCGGGACCCGCGGCGCCCCGCCGGCCCCCCGCGGACCCTGCGGCTCGGCCCGCACCACTGGTTCGCCGAACACCTCCTCGCGGTGGTCAGCGGCCTGCGCCCGGTCCACTCGCTCCTCGGCCACACCATCGGCCCCGCCTACCAGCAGCTGATCGCCCTGGCCCCCACGGACCCCCTCCGCGACCGCCTCCGCCCGGTCGTCCGCCAGTGCGGCCGCTTCACCCCGGGCCCGGGGGTCATCGAGGCCTTCGCCCGCATCGCCACGGGCGACCGCCTCACCGCCATGGCCTTCCGCCTCGAACAGGGCCCGGACCTCCGCTGGCGCTGCGCCGCGGTGGAAATCCAGGGCCCCCGCCCGTGA
- a CDS encoding GNAT family N-acetyltransferase, which produces MEPKTLSSERLVLRPFVPSDEDELYAAARDPDVQRWTLVPSPYEREHAHTYVNETVPNGWRDGTAFAFAVRLGAEGPLVAAVGVHIHTVESTEIGYWAVKEHRGRGYMTEAVLAVARWAFTELGIGRLEWRAEVGNAGSRAVAEKAGFQVEGILRAGIIHRGTNRDCWVGALLPSDLGLTPALPYLPAPVD; this is translated from the coding sequence ATGGAGCCCAAGACACTCAGCAGTGAGCGATTGGTATTGCGGCCCTTCGTCCCGTCGGACGAGGACGAGCTGTATGCGGCGGCCCGGGACCCGGACGTCCAGCGCTGGACGCTGGTGCCCTCCCCCTACGAGCGCGAGCACGCGCACACCTATGTGAACGAGACCGTGCCGAACGGCTGGCGCGACGGCACGGCCTTCGCCTTCGCCGTACGCCTCGGGGCCGAGGGCCCCCTGGTCGCGGCCGTCGGCGTGCACATCCACACCGTGGAGAGCACCGAGATCGGCTACTGGGCGGTCAAGGAACACCGCGGCCGGGGCTACATGACCGAGGCGGTCCTGGCCGTCGCCCGCTGGGCCTTCACCGAGCTGGGCATCGGACGGCTGGAATGGCGCGCCGAGGTGGGCAACGCGGGCTCCCGCGCCGTGGCCGAGAAGGCCGGCTTCCAGGTCGAGGGCATCCTGCGGGCGGGCATCATCCACCGCGGCACGAACCGCGACTGCTGGGTCGGCGCCCTCCTCCCCTCCGACCTGGGCCTGACCCCCGCACTCCCCTACCTGCCGGCCCCCGTCGACTAG